Proteins encoded within one genomic window of Triticum aestivum cultivar Chinese Spring chromosome 2D, IWGSC CS RefSeq v2.1, whole genome shotgun sequence:
- the LOC123049298 gene encoding transcription factor BHLH6 — MEADMDMSFDFSWETPNFFEAQVLELGVVDSMYLPAEDSLSGLYSCYDDSSSPDGASSWSSAMTRATRASKNIIMERDRRRRLNEKLYNLRGVVPNITKMDKASIIQDAIAYIEALQEQERQLLAEISDLEPDNCTAAVKAEDVASVGSQAEEDGVGLPRQKKMRRTSSASSINDAITSPATYPVEILELEVTNVAEKLSVVSLRHGKARDAMAKVCGALQSLCLKVITASVTTVAGGMVHTMFVETEGMDGAQTIKEMIQVALHHLK, encoded by the exons ATGGAGGCCGACATGGACATGAGCTTCGATTTCTCTTGGGAGACGCCTAACTTCTTCGAGGCCCAGGTGCTGGAGCTCGGCGTCGTCGACAG TATGTACTTGCCGGCTGAGGACTCGCTGTCCGGTCTGTACTCGTGCTACGACGACTCGAGCTCGCCGGACGGCGCCAGCTCGTGGTCGTCGGCCATGACGAGGGCAACCCGCGCGAGCAAGAACATAATCATGGAGAGGGACCGTCGCAGGAGGCTCAACGAGAAGCTTTACAACCTCCGCGGCGTCGTTCCAAACATCACCAAG ATGGACAAGGCGTCCATCATCCAGGACGCTATCGCGTACATCGAGGCGCTGCAGGAGCAGGAGCGGCAGCTTCTAGCCGAGATATCCGACCTCGAACCAGACAACTGCACCGCCGCGGTCAAGGCGGAAGACGTCGCCTCCGTCGGGAGCCAGGCAGAGGAAGACGGCGTGGGCTTGCCacggcagaagaagatgaggaggactAGCTCCGCCTCCTCCATCAACGACGCCATCACTTCCCCTGCCACGTATCCGGTCGAAATCCTCGAG CTGGAGGTGACGAATGTAGCGGAGAAGCTGTCGGTGGTGAGCCTGAGGCACGGCAAGGCGCGGGACGCCATGGCCAAGGTGTGCGGGGCGCTGCAGTCGCTCTGTCTCAAGGTCATCACGGCAAGCGTCACCACCGTGGCCGGCGGCATGGTCCACACCATGTTCGTCGAG